Genomic DNA from Excalfactoria chinensis isolate bCotChi1 chromosome 11, bCotChi1.hap2, whole genome shotgun sequence:
CCCCACTAAGGGCGATGGGGTGCGGCCAGgcttagaggtctcttccaaccctaatgattctgcGGTTCTATTTAGGGACAGGGTTAGGATATGGGTCAGCGGTTGGATCTGGCGATCCCGtaggttcccttccaacctcagcgGCTATGACTCTATCAAAAAGCTTGTTCGAACCGGACAGTTCCGCTCCGCGTTTGTTTTGGTACGGGAGGAAAACCCGTTTCCCATCGACCACACACTCCAGCCCGTTGCCCTGGTGCCCTCTGGCGGCTCCTCGCCGCCTCCATCACCGGACGTCACTTTAATTAACGCTAAACACCGAGGCCAATCCCGCAGCCCCGCTACGTGGAGACGCTGCGGTCGGAGCCGCGCTTGCTGCGGTCCGTGCTGAGGTACCAAAGGCAGAGGAACACACCtggaggggggcgggggggcggcACAGTTAATGCCATGGGCACCCGCAGTGCCATGATGGGAGGAACAGAGAAACCCTCCCCAGAATCCCAGCCGGGTGCTGACCTTGCAGGGAGTTGAGGATGGTGAAGAGGTAGAGCTGGGGCACGAGGAGCACACCAAAGGCACAGAAGGCCGTGCCCCAGGTGGTGCCCAGCAGGCAGGTGAGCCCCAGCACCGTCATGCAGTCCCTCCTcgccctctgctgctgctgccgcaTCTTCCGCAGCACCACCACCACggccaccagcaccagcacGTTGAACAGCAGGATGAGGCCAGCATAGCACAGGGTCATGTAGTGGGCAGATGGGCTGGTGAGCCAGCACCTGGTAGGGAAGGGGAACAGCTGTGTCCTAACCCTGGTCAGCCTGGGGTGCACGGGGTACATGGAGTCCTTGGGAGTGCACGGCTAACCCAAAGTGCGTAGGTGCATGGAGAACCCCGGGTGCATGGGGAGCGTGGGGTTTCTGAGGTCCCTGAGGTGCATGGGGTAATTGGGGAGCCTGGGGTTCCTGGCAGTGCATGGGAAACCCAGGGTGCATGGGATTTCTGGAATCCCTGGGAGCGCATGGGTAAGACAAAGTGCATGGGATGGATGGGTAACCACGAGTGCACAGGATGCATGTGGCCTTTGGGGGAGCACGGGGAGCCCAAGGTGCATGGGGGACTTAAGATGCATGGGGAAACTCAAGGTTCGTGGGGTACATGGGAGTGCATGGGTAATCCAGAGTGCATGGGGTGCTCCATGGGGAGCCCAGAGTGCATGGGGTGCTCCATGGGGAGCCCAGAGTGCATGGTTTGCTTGAGGAGCCAGCTGCTCCCACACTCACATGGTCACGTTCTTGTAACCGTCAGCAGTGCTGATGATGTGGTGCCCGTAGGTTTCTCTCTTGAAGATGAGCACAGCCACCACAGCCAGTGTGGGCAGACCTGGGGGCCGGGGAGAGGCTGTAGGTGTAGGTCTGTGCAAGGGCAGTGGGGCAATGGGAGCCTACAAAGGCACTCACCCCAGGTGCAGAGGCAGAGCTTGAGGAGGTAGTGCCGCACGTAGATGTTGTAGACCTTGATGAGGAGGAGGTAGAGGTGGAAGCCTTCAGCCCCCATCCACCCCAGGGCACAGAGGAGGCTGCCatgcagcagggcagctgcagcctggcaACCTCCCATGGTGCCCGCAGCCAACGGCTCGCTCAGCAAGAAGCTGGTATTGAGCAGGAGCAATGCAGCCAGCAGGTTCATGTGGATCCTGGTCGTGTCGTCCCGCGGCCGGCATCTGCAGGGGGGTAGAGGGCACAGGGTGCAGAGGGTGCCCACCAGGCAGCACAACGTGGTGTTGTGCATGGCACGGCACTTGGAATGGAGTGGCACAGCACGGGACACAGCGggcagcatggcacagcatcaTGCAGCACCACACACGGCATGGCACACAACACATGGCATGGCGTAgtatggcacagcatggcacatctctacctgaaaacaaagcagagcagcagagtgcagaaggcagcagtggcTGAGATGGAGCAGCCCACGGTGCTGATGTAGGTGAGGGACTGCAGCTCGGACTCACTCAGGTTGTGCGCCTGGATCTGTTCAGAGAGGTGCACGTGGGGTGAGCCACGGGGTGTCCtatggggtgggaggaggaagggcaggAGCCACGCACCAGCAGCACGGCAAAGTAGGTGAGGTGGTTGCAGAGGCAGCGCACGGTGCCCTTCTGGTGCTGCGTCTCACAGCcctccctgctccagctgccagcactgcccgTGCCTGCGGGCTGCCAGAAGACACAGGTGGCATTGGAGCTGTCCTGGTGGGAAGGGGGATGGAGGAAGTGAGATGGGGACAGTCTGCTCCCTGGGAACCCCACATCCCACCAGTGGTGCCACGATGGAGCTCAGCTCACCAGCTCCTTGTCATGACTGAAGTGGATCTCCACGGGGCGCCGCAGCCAACGCACCCGCCTGTTGTGCAGGAAGGCCCCCAGGATGTGGTTGTtgagcacagagctgttgtGCTCATCCTGTGTGAGGCAGAGCAAGACGCCTTATGGGACCTCACCGCAGCCCCATAGTGTATCTACAAGGGGCTGCTCCAGGGGATCTCAGTCCTCTCATTGCTGGCACTCACCAGGAACATGCTGGCACTCTGGATGTAGATACAGACGAGCTTCTGCTCCTCCTGTGCCCCCATGCCCTCCATCAGCTCCACCGGGAAACTGATGCTGCCCCGGAG
This window encodes:
- the ADGRG5 gene encoding adhesion G-protein coupled receptor G5 isoform X1; the protein is MEGCTKGAKQGESESAIAFIRLSAYGNFPFCLHRPTVHSEPPLRHRGSSRHTTALPGSCWPGRITEMPTLLLTALVLCFAEPVLPSQDTESIQSCMLDLSEGLKLSSSHHNWDRLRELEQVLARSKPGKEGYRFKTNMLEAFVFSITAGSFQGLNLSSSMPVQSKGRQSAWLRGSISFPVELMEGMGAQEEQKLVCIYIQSASMFLDEHNSSVLNNHILGAFLHNRRVRWLRRPVEIHFSHDKELDSSNATCVFWQPAGTGSAGSWSREGCETQHQKGTVRCLCNHLTYFAVLLIQAHNLSESELQSLTYISTVGCSISATAAFCTLLLCFVFRCRPRDDTTRIHMNLLAALLLLNTSFLLSEPLAAGTMGGCQAAAALLHGSLLCALGWMGAEGFHLYLLLIKVYNIYVRHYLLKLCLCTWGLPTLAVVAVLIFKRETYGHHIISTADGYKNVTMCWLTSPSAHYMTLCYAGLILLFNVLVLVAVVVVLRKMRQQQQRARRDCMTVLGLTCLLGTTWGTAFCAFGVLLVPQLYLFTILNSLQGVFLCLWYLSTDRSKRGSDRSVST
- the ADGRG5 gene encoding adhesion G-protein coupled receptor G5 isoform X2; this encodes MPTLLLTALVLCFAEPVLPSQDTESIQSCMLDLSEGLKLSSSHHNWDRLRELEQVLARSKPGKEGYRFKTNMLEAFVFSITAGSFQGLNLSSSMPVQSKGRQSAWLRGSISFPVELMEGMGAQEEQKLVCIYIQSASMFLDEHNSSVLNNHILGAFLHNRRVRWLRRPVEIHFSHDKELDSSNATCVFWQPAGTGSAGSWSREGCETQHQKGTVRCLCNHLTYFAVLLIQAHNLSESELQSLTYISTVGCSISATAAFCTLLLCFVFRCRPRDDTTRIHMNLLAALLLLNTSFLLSEPLAAGTMGGCQAAAALLHGSLLCALGWMGAEGFHLYLLLIKVYNIYVRHYLLKLCLCTWGLPTLAVVAVLIFKRETYGHHIISTADGYKNVTMCWLTSPSAHYMTLCYAGLILLFNVLVLVAVVVVLRKMRQQQQRARRDCMTVLGLTCLLGTTWGTAFCAFGVLLVPQLYLFTILNSLQGVFLCLWYLSTDRSKRGSDRSVST